A genomic segment from Flavobacterium sp. 9R encodes:
- a CDS encoding sigma-54 dependent transcriptional regulator: MSKILIIEDEAAIRRVLVKILSEENDAYQVDEAEDGAVGLEKIKNTDYDLVLCDIKMPKLDGVEVLEAVKKIKPEIPMVMISGHGDMETAINTMRLGAFDYISKPPDLNRLLNTVRNALDRKKLVVENKILKKKVSKNYEMIGESEAINHIKMMIDKVAPTEARVLITGPNGTGKELVAHQLHEKSERASFPLIEVNCAAIPSELIESELFGHVKGAFTSAVKDRAGKFEAADKGTIFLDEIGDMSLSAQAKVLRALQESMITRVGADKDIKVDVRVVAATNKDLKQEIAEGRFREDLYHRLAVILIKVPALNERRTDIPMLVTHFAEKIASEQGNAVKKFSEAAISLLQEYDWTGNIRELRNVVERLIILGGSEISETDVKLFASK; encoded by the coding sequence ATGAGTAAAATATTAATTATAGAAGACGAAGCAGCGATTCGTAGAGTTTTGGTCAAAATTCTTTCAGAAGAAAATGATGCCTATCAAGTAGACGAAGCTGAAGACGGCGCTGTAGGTTTAGAGAAAATAAAAAATACCGATTATGATTTGGTGCTTTGCGATATCAAAATGCCAAAATTAGACGGGGTGGAAGTATTAGAAGCTGTCAAAAAAATCAAACCTGAGATTCCAATGGTGATGATTTCAGGCCACGGTGATATGGAAACGGCCATCAATACGATGCGTTTGGGAGCTTTTGATTATATCTCGAAACCGCCCGATTTGAATCGATTGTTGAATACCGTTCGCAATGCCTTGGACCGCAAAAAATTAGTAGTTGAGAATAAAATTCTAAAGAAGAAAGTCAGCAAAAACTACGAAATGATTGGCGAGAGCGAAGCCATTAATCATATCAAAATGATGATTGATAAAGTGGCTCCTACCGAAGCTAGAGTATTAATTACAGGGCCTAACGGAACTGGAAAAGAATTGGTGGCGCATCAATTGCACGAGAAAAGCGAACGCGCTAGTTTTCCTTTAATCGAAGTGAATTGTGCTGCTATTCCATCGGAATTGATAGAAAGTGAGTTGTTTGGACACGTCAAAGGCGCCTTCACCTCGGCTGTAAAAGACCGAGCAGGAAAGTTTGAAGCAGCAGATAAAGGCACTATTTTCTTGGATGAAATTGGCGATATGAGTCTTTCGGCTCAAGCCAAAGTATTGCGTGCGTTGCAAGAAAGTATGATTACGAGAGTGGGAGCAGACAAAGACATTAAAGTGGATGTTCGTGTGGTAGCTGCAACTAACAAAGATTTGAAACAAGAGATTGCTGAAGGTCGTTTTAGAGAAGATTTGTACCACCGTTTGGCGGTTATTTTGATTAAAGTTCCTGCTTTGAATGAACGTCGCACCGATATTCCGATGTTGGTTACACATTTTGCAGAGAAAATTGCTTCAGAACAAGGCAATGCTGTGAAAAAATTCTCTGAAGCTGCCATTAGCTTACTGCAAGAATACGATTGGACAGGAAATATTCGAGAGTTACGCAATGTAGTGGAACGCTTAATAATTCTGGGAGGAAGTGAAATATCTGAAACGGATGTGAAGTTATTTGCATCAAAATAA
- a CDS encoding DEAD/DEAH box helicase: MKLKKINENLQKALIENGLVEANAMQQETFSTLKSGADCLIIAPKASGKTTTIVINVIQRLAGSNEESPRALIVVEDKAKVLAMEELFDKYNQYTKLEVYGVHDKGDMDYDKNYISTGIDVLIGTPNRLSEMFSSAGYNVNRLKMFIIDDTDPILKLRHETKIMRISNSITKTQRIVFTEQLTDRVDILIEKMLIEPFEFDFDEEDEEDDEEEI; this comes from the coding sequence ATGAAACTAAAAAAAATAAACGAGAATCTTCAAAAGGCATTGATAGAAAATGGTTTAGTAGAAGCCAATGCTATGCAACAGGAGACTTTTTCTACGCTTAAAAGCGGAGCAGATTGTTTGATTATTGCACCAAAAGCAAGCGGAAAAACAACGACTATTGTAATCAATGTAATTCAGCGTTTGGCGGGTTCCAATGAAGAATCTCCAAGAGCACTTATCGTAGTAGAAGACAAAGCTAAGGTATTAGCAATGGAGGAGCTTTTTGATAAATACAATCAGTATACCAAGTTAGAGGTATACGGTGTACACGATAAAGGCGATATGGATTATGACAAAAACTATATATCAACAGGTATTGATGTTCTGATTGGGACACCTAACCGTTTGAGTGAAATGTTCTCTTCTGCAGGTTACAATGTGAATCGTTTAAAAATGTTCATCATTGATGACACTGACCCTATATTGAAATTGCGTCACGAAACCAAAATTATGCGTATTTCAAATAGTATCACCAAAACGCAACGCATCGTTTTTACTGAGCAATTAACAGATAGAGTTGATATTTTGATTGAAAAAATGTTAATCGAGCCTTTTGAATTTGATTTCGATGAAGAAGATGAAGAGGACGATGAAGAAGAAATTTAG
- a CDS encoding putative signal transducing protein — MGLMKVFSGSEILALALQEKLETAGIDTVKKDNIQSARLGGFGGSDLAIEIFIQETDFAKANPVIEDFRMSI, encoded by the coding sequence ATGGGATTAATGAAAGTGTTTTCAGGCAGTGAAATTTTAGCACTAGCCTTACAAGAAAAATTAGAAACAGCGGGAATCGATACCGTAAAAAAAGACAATATTCAATCGGCTCGTTTGGGTGGATTTGGTGGTTCCGATTTGGCCATTGAAATTTTTATTCAAGAAACAGATTTTGCGAAGGCGAATCCAGTTATCGAGGATTTTAGAATGAGTATTTAA
- a CDS encoding Cof-type HAD-IIB family hydrolase has product MKYKMLVLDMDDTLLTDNHTISKENRAMIAMAQAKGVEVVLASGRPTPAMTHYAKDLQNSYMISFNGAVVSDLKNDTVIFEQSLTKEQIHELHDYSLKMKTHIITYVNDTIVSETHSEFIEVERSITGMPHELVPDFKAAVTSNAVKCILLEDPSYLKTVESDLKQAMPDLSVSMSKPFFLEVAPNGIDKAASIAFLAKKLDIDQSEIIAVGNAGNDLTMIQYAGLGVWVDNVTPELRGFGDVIVASNNNHGVAEVIERYILS; this is encoded by the coding sequence ATGAAATACAAAATGCTAGTTTTAGATATGGATGACACGCTGTTGACAGACAATCATACCATTTCTAAAGAGAATCGAGCCATGATTGCTATGGCACAAGCAAAGGGGGTCGAAGTGGTTTTGGCATCAGGAAGGCCTACACCAGCGATGACACATTATGCAAAAGACTTACAAAATAGTTATATGATTTCGTTCAATGGTGCTGTAGTTAGTGATTTAAAAAACGATACGGTAATTTTTGAGCAATCGTTGACGAAAGAGCAAATTCATGAGCTACATGATTATAGTTTGAAAATGAAAACGCATATCATTACGTATGTTAATGATACGATTGTAAGCGAAACCCACTCTGAATTTATTGAGGTTGAACGAAGCATAACGGGTATGCCACATGAATTGGTTCCTGATTTTAAGGCTGCCGTTACTTCCAATGCAGTAAAATGTATTTTACTTGAAGACCCTTCTTATTTGAAAACGGTAGAAAGCGATTTGAAACAAGCAATGCCAGATTTAAGCGTTTCTATGTCGAAACCTTTCTTTTTGGAAGTCGCACCTAATGGCATAGACAAAGCCGCAAGTATTGCATTTTTGGCCAAAAAATTAGACATTGACCAAAGCGAAATTATTGCAGTAGGCAATGCAGGAAACGATTTGACAATGATTCAATATGCAGGATTAGGTGTTTGGGTAGACAATGTAACTCCCGAATTGAGAGGTTTTGGAGATGTTATTGTAGCTTCGAATAATAATCACGGCGTAGCTGAGGTTATCGAACGATATATATTGAGTTAA
- the mtaB gene encoding tRNA (N(6)-L-threonylcarbamoyladenosine(37)-C(2))-methylthiotransferase MtaB — protein sequence MENKKRVAFYTLGCKLNFSETSTIARNLQEEGFERVDFEEVADMYVINTCSVTENADKQFKQVVRKAMKLNDKAFVAAVGCYAQLKPEELADVDGVDLVLGATEKFKLADYINDLSKNDFGQVHSCEIAEADFYVGSYSIGDRTRAFLKVQDGCDYKCTYCTIPLARGISRSDALENVLQNAAEISKQGIKEIVLTGVNIGDYGKGEFGNKKHEHTFLDLVKALDEVEGIERLRISSIEPNLLKNETIDFVSKSRTFVPHFHIPLQSGSNEILGKMKRRYQREVYTDRVANIRRVMPHACIGVDVIVGFPGETDEHFLETYHFLNDLDISYLHVFTYSERDNTEAAVMDGVVPNNVRAKRSKMLRGLSVKKRRAFYESQLGTQRTVLFEDENKEGYIHGFTENYVKVKTPWDPALVNTLHEVQLTRIDEDGSVRMEFLNVEV from the coding sequence ATGGAAAATAAAAAACGAGTTGCCTTCTATACGCTGGGTTGTAAACTGAACTTTTCAGAAACGTCAACCATAGCTAGAAATCTTCAAGAAGAAGGCTTTGAAAGAGTGGATTTTGAAGAAGTAGCCGATATGTATGTTATTAATACGTGTTCTGTTACAGAAAATGCAGACAAACAATTCAAGCAAGTCGTGCGCAAAGCGATGAAGCTAAACGACAAAGCCTTTGTAGCCGCTGTGGGTTGTTATGCACAATTAAAGCCAGAAGAACTTGCCGATGTTGACGGTGTAGATTTGGTTCTGGGTGCCACCGAAAAATTCAAATTAGCAGATTACATTAACGATTTATCCAAAAACGATTTTGGCCAAGTGCATTCTTGCGAAATCGCCGAAGCCGATTTTTATGTAGGCAGTTATTCTATTGGCGATAGAACAAGAGCCTTTTTGAAAGTACAAGACGGTTGCGATTACAAATGTACCTATTGTACGATTCCATTAGCGAGAGGAATTTCTAGAAGTGATGCTTTAGAAAATGTATTGCAAAATGCTGCTGAAATTTCAAAACAGGGAATCAAAGAAATTGTGCTTACCGGAGTCAATATTGGCGATTACGGAAAAGGAGAGTTCGGGAATAAAAAACACGAACATACCTTCCTTGATTTGGTAAAAGCGCTTGACGAAGTGGAGGGTATTGAACGCCTTCGAATTTCCTCTATCGAGCCCAATTTATTGAAAAACGAAACCATTGATTTTGTTTCCAAAAGCCGAACATTTGTGCCACATTTTCATATTCCTTTGCAATCTGGAAGTAATGAGATTTTGGGTAAAATGAAACGTCGTTACCAACGCGAAGTGTATACCGATAGAGTTGCCAATATTCGTAGAGTAATGCCACACGCTTGTATTGGTGTGGATGTTATCGTTGGATTTCCGGGTGAAACCGATGAGCATTTCCTAGAAACCTATCATTTCTTGAATGATTTGGATATTTCTTATTTACACGTTTTTACCTATTCAGAGCGCGATAATACTGAGGCGGCTGTGATGGACGGCGTGGTTCCTAATAATGTTCGCGCCAAACGAAGCAAAATGTTACGTGGTTTATCGGTGAAGAAACGTCGTGCTTTTTATGAAAGTCAATTGGGTACCCAAAGAACAGTTTTGTTTGAGGACGAAAATAAAGAAGGATACATTCACGGATTTACCGAAAATTATGTAAAAGTGAAAACCCCTTGGGACCCAGCATTAGTGAATACGTTACACGAGGTACAATTGACCCGAATTGACGAAGACGGAAGTGTTCGTATGGAGTTTTTGAATGTAGAAGTGTAA
- a CDS encoding VWA domain-containing protein: MKNVKLISLGLAMLICFVTKAQEKTITGTVSDASAPLPGVTVVNKNSKANASTNFDGKYTIQAQKGDQLVFSYIGYKPQTKKVGEQNIINVKLVAEQMLLSEVVVVGYGSNADYESDNTFYEKKKASTAASVQKLEGRVAGLTISSNTNAIANAPQSIVIRGTNSSSSKNEPLYIIDGVPVKSNALAKINPNDIQDIKVLKDSAATSLYGAKAANGVLIITSKNEIYKNLSEKEVNKKLNQLHPYQPEPINDEDYESFVENAFESPKTAPLSTFSIDVDNASYTNVRRMINNGQKVPKDAVRVEEMVNFFKYNYAQPNDQHPFAIQTELSHSPWNSDTKILKIGLQGKNIPTLDLPASNLVFLIDVSGSMSAANKLPLLKQSMKILVNELRAKDKVSIVVYAGAAGLVLPPTSGDEKETINTALEKLNAGGSTAGGEGITLAYKIAAENFIKGGNNRVILATDGDFNVGSSSNADMENLIEEKRKSGVFLTCLGYGMGNYKDSKMEILANKGNGNYAYIDTIQEANRFLGKEFKGSMFAIAKDVKIQIEFNPNQVKAYRLIGYENRKLRPEDFKNDAIDAGELGSNHSVTALYEIIPAGSKSKFYTEADELKYTTTTPTENKYTNELATIKFRYKKTDGDQSIEMVQTIENKSILLQNASDDFKFSNAVAWFGLKLRDSKLIGNSSSKDIIALAKQGLSNDSEGYKAEFIRLVEAAN, translated from the coding sequence ATGAAAAACGTAAAACTTATTTCATTAGGCCTTGCTATGCTTATATGTTTCGTAACAAAAGCACAAGAAAAAACGATTACTGGAACCGTTTCTGACGCCTCTGCCCCGCTTCCTGGAGTGACGGTTGTCAACAAAAACTCAAAAGCGAATGCCAGTACAAATTTTGATGGCAAGTATACCATTCAAGCGCAAAAAGGAGACCAATTGGTGTTTAGTTACATTGGTTATAAACCGCAAACTAAAAAAGTGGGAGAACAAAACATCATTAATGTAAAATTAGTGGCAGAACAAATGCTCTTAAGTGAAGTAGTCGTAGTAGGCTACGGGAGTAACGCCGATTATGAATCGGACAATACTTTCTATGAAAAAAAGAAAGCCTCGACCGCCGCTTCAGTTCAAAAGCTCGAAGGTCGTGTCGCAGGATTGACCATTTCGTCTAACACTAACGCTATTGCCAACGCTCCGCAAAGCATCGTCATTAGAGGCACGAACAGTAGTTCTTCTAAAAATGAACCGCTGTATATCATCGATGGTGTGCCTGTAAAATCGAATGCTCTAGCTAAAATCAACCCGAACGATATTCAGGATATAAAAGTACTCAAAGACAGTGCTGCCACTTCTCTATACGGAGCAAAAGCTGCAAATGGTGTTTTGATTATCACCTCAAAAAATGAAATTTATAAAAACTTAAGTGAGAAAGAAGTAAACAAAAAATTAAACCAACTCCATCCTTATCAACCAGAACCAATCAATGATGAAGATTACGAAAGTTTTGTAGAAAATGCATTTGAAAGTCCAAAAACAGCACCGCTTTCCACTTTTTCTATTGATGTTGATAATGCCTCTTATACCAATGTAAGACGTATGATTAACAACGGACAAAAAGTACCTAAAGATGCGGTTCGTGTAGAGGAAATGGTTAATTTTTTCAAATACAATTACGCACAACCTAATGACCAACATCCGTTTGCTATTCAAACCGAATTGAGTCACAGTCCGTGGAATAGCGATACCAAAATTTTGAAAATTGGATTGCAAGGAAAAAACATTCCAACCCTTGATTTGCCAGCCTCCAATTTGGTTTTCTTAATTGATGTTTCAGGGTCTATGAGTGCTGCGAATAAGTTACCCTTACTAAAACAATCTATGAAAATTTTGGTAAATGAGTTGAGAGCCAAAGACAAAGTATCGATTGTAGTATATGCTGGAGCTGCTGGTTTAGTATTACCTCCAACCTCTGGAGATGAAAAAGAAACTATAAATACTGCATTAGAAAAACTCAACGCAGGAGGAAGTACCGCAGGTGGTGAAGGCATTACACTTGCTTATAAAATTGCGGCAGAAAACTTCATCAAAGGAGGCAACAACAGAGTGATTTTGGCCACTGATGGAGATTTTAATGTGGGAAGTTCTTCTAATGCTGATATGGAAAACCTCATCGAAGAAAAAAGAAAATCTGGTGTATTCTTAACTTGTTTAGGCTACGGAATGGGGAATTACAAAGACAGTAAAATGGAAATATTAGCTAACAAAGGTAATGGCAATTATGCCTACATTGATACCATTCAAGAAGCGAATCGTTTTTTGGGTAAAGAATTTAAAGGCTCGATGTTTGCAATTGCTAAAGATGTAAAAATTCAAATTGAATTCAATCCCAACCAAGTGAAAGCCTACCGATTGATTGGGTATGAAAACCGAAAACTAAGACCTGAAGATTTTAAAAATGATGCCATTGATGCTGGAGAATTAGGTAGTAATCATTCGGTAACGGCTTTGTATGAAATTATACCAGCGGGCAGCAAAAGTAAATTTTATACAGAAGCAGATGAACTAAAATACACCACCACTACTCCAACAGAAAATAAATACACTAACGAGTTAGCGACCATAAAATTCCGTTACAAAAAAACCGATGGTGACCAAAGCATCGAAATGGTTCAAACCATTGAAAACAAAAGTATCTTGTTACAAAACGCCAGCGATGATTTTAAATTCAGTAATGCCGTTGCTTGGTTCGGTTTAAAATTGAGAGATTCAAAACTGATTGGGAATTCATCTTCAAAGGACATTATTGCTTTGGCAAAACAAGGTTTGTCAAACGACTCTGAAGGATACAAAGCCGAATTCATCCGCTTGGTAGAGGCTGCAAATTAA
- a CDS encoding RNA polymerase sigma factor translates to MHRDAQREVYDYMAPKLYRTCKRYLKKEEDIEEVLADAFYTIFTKIDQLKEVLAFEAWCRKITVNHCLAAIKKSTNFNMYLDDVKLLSQPFTEEITALEEADLLKLLNHIPEGCKTIFTLFVIEGYGHKEIASLLQISEGTSKSQLNAAKSKLKELVNNLYYQKAK, encoded by the coding sequence ATGCACCGTGATGCTCAGCGCGAGGTGTATGACTATATGGCGCCCAAGCTGTATCGCACTTGCAAGCGCTATCTTAAAAAGGAGGAAGATATTGAAGAAGTTTTGGCCGACGCTTTTTATACTATTTTCACCAAAATAGACCAGTTGAAAGAGGTGCTGGCTTTTGAGGCTTGGTGCCGAAAAATAACGGTGAATCACTGTTTAGCAGCAATTAAAAAAAGTACCAATTTTAATATGTACTTGGATGATGTGAAATTGCTTTCGCAACCATTTACTGAAGAAATCACAGCGCTTGAAGAAGCCGATTTATTGAAACTTTTGAATCATATTCCAGAGGGTTGCAAAACTATTTTCACTCTTTTTGTGATAGAAGGCTATGGACATAAGGAGATTGCGAGTTTGTTGCAAATCTCTGAGGGCACCTCAAAATCACAATTGAATGCCGCCAAAAGTAAACTAAAGGAACTGGTGAACAACCTCTATTATCAAAAAGCAAAATAG